Proteins from one Roseovarius nanhaiticus genomic window:
- a CDS encoding RelA/SpoT family protein, protein MITADDLIALVRTYNPRCDETLLRRAYDYGRRMHDGQTRHSGEPYFTHPIAVASILAQQRLGDATLVTALLHDTIEDTRASYVAVAEMFGSEIADLVDGVTKLTNLQLSSSETKQAENFRKLLIAMSKDLRVILVKLADRLHNMRTIKAMRPDKQVQKARETMDIYAPLAGRMGMQWMREELEDLAFRVINPEARASIMRRFITLQRESGDVITRITGDIRKELAKVGIEAEVLGRAKKPYSIWRKMQEKDLAFSRLSDIYGFRIICASESDCYSILGAIHQRWRAVPGRFKDYISQPKSNGYRSIHTTVSGRDGKRVEVQIRTRQMHDVAEAGVAAHWSYRDGVRSENPFAVDPAKWISTLTDQLDSGDDHEDFLEAVKLEMYSDQVFCFTPKGDVIKLPRGATPIDFAYAIHTRIGHAVVGAKIDGMRVPLWTRIKNGQSVEVIIADGQMPQSTWLEIATTGKAKSAIRRALREQDRGRYIKLGRELARAAFEHVGKRATDKALTAAARTLRLRDTGSLLARLGSAELTAREVISAVYPDLAPQGGEEVGRDRAVIGLEPGQRFERAKCCEPLPGERIVGITFRGQGVTVHAIDCDILQNYEAQPERWIDLAWHSGTHAAAYTVALDITMSNDAGVLGRICTLIGECNANISDLTFVDRKPDFYRILAVLELRDAEQLHNVISVLDADSDVAQIERHRDTVSAAGKGAT, encoded by the coding sequence ATGATTACCGCCGACGACCTGATTGCACTGGTCCGCACCTACAACCCACGCTGCGACGAAACGCTGCTGCGGCGCGCCTATGATTACGGGCGCCGCATGCATGACGGGCAAACCCGCCACTCGGGCGAGCCCTATTTCACCCATCCCATCGCCGTTGCATCGATCCTCGCCCAGCAGCGGCTGGGCGATGCGACGCTGGTGACGGCCCTTCTGCACGACACGATCGAGGATACCCGCGCCTCCTACGTGGCGGTTGCCGAGATGTTCGGCAGCGAGATTGCCGATCTGGTCGATGGCGTGACCAAGCTGACCAATCTTCAGCTCAGCAGCAGCGAGACCAAGCAGGCCGAGAATTTCCGCAAGCTGCTGATCGCCATGTCCAAGGACCTGCGCGTCATTCTGGTCAAGCTGGCGGACCGTCTGCACAATATGCGCACCATCAAGGCGATGCGCCCGGACAAACAGGTGCAAAAGGCGCGCGAGACGATGGATATCTATGCGCCGCTTGCCGGCCGCATGGGCATGCAATGGATGCGCGAGGAGCTGGAGGATCTGGCGTTCCGCGTCATCAACCCCGAGGCGCGCGCGTCGATCATGCGCCGTTTCATCACCCTGCAACGCGAATCGGGCGATGTGATCACGCGCATCACCGGCGATATCCGCAAGGAATTGGCCAAGGTCGGCATCGAAGCCGAGGTGCTGGGCCGCGCCAAGAAGCCTTACTCGATCTGGCGCAAGATGCAGGAAAAGGATCTGGCCTTTTCGCGCCTGTCGGACATCTACGGCTTTCGCATCATCTGCGCGTCGGAAAGCGATTGCTATTCCATCCTCGGCGCAATCCACCAGCGTTGGCGCGCCGTGCCGGGCCGGTTCAAGGATTACATCAGCCAGCCCAAATCGAACGGCTACCGCTCGATCCACACCACGGTTTCGGGCCGTGACGGCAAGCGCGTCGAGGTGCAGATCCGCACGCGGCAGATGCACGACGTCGCTGAGGCGGGCGTGGCCGCGCATTGGTCCTACCGCGACGGCGTGCGCAGCGAGAACCCCTTTGCCGTTGATCCCGCCAAGTGGATCAGCACGCTGACCGACCAGCTGGACTCGGGCGACGATCACGAAGATTTCCTCGAGGCGGTCAAGCTCGAGATGTATTCCGATCAGGTCTTCTGCTTCACGCCCAAGGGCGATGTGATCAAGCTGCCGCGCGGTGCGACGCCCATTGATTTCGCCTACGCGATCCACACGCGGATCGGCCATGCGGTGGTGGGCGCCAAGATCGACGGCATGCGCGTGCCTCTCTGGACGCGCATCAAGAACGGGCAATCCGTCGAGGTGATCATCGCAGACGGGCAGATGCCGCAATCCACATGGCTCGAGATAGCGACGACGGGCAAGGCCAAGTCCGCCATCCGCCGCGCCCTGCGCGAGCAGGACCGGGGACGCTACATCAAGCTTGGCCGCGAGCTGGCCCGTGCCGCGTTCGAGCATGTGGGAAAACGCGCGACCGACAAGGCGCTGACCGCTGCCGCGCGTACGTTGCGTCTGCGCGACACCGGATCGCTACTGGCACGCCTCGGCAGTGCCGAATTGACCGCGCGCGAAGTCATCAGCGCGGTCTACCCCGACCTCGCCCCGCAGGGCGGCGAAGAAGTGGGCCGCGACCGCGCGGTGATTGGTCTCGAGCCTGGCCAACGTTTTGAACGGGCAAAATGCTGCGAGCCATTGCCGGGCGAGCGTATCGTCGGCATCACCTTTCGCGGGCAGGGCGTTACCGTGCATGCCATCGACTGCGACATCTTGCAGAACTACGAGGCGCAGCCGGAACGCTGGATCGACCTTGCCTGGCATTCGGGTACCCACGCCGCCGCCTATACCGTCGCGCTCGATATCACGATGAGCAATGACGCGGGCGTGCTTGGCCGAATTTGCACCTTGATCGGCGAGTGCAACGCCAATATCTCCGACCTTACATTCGTGGATCGCAAGCCGGATTTTTACCGCATCCTCGCCGTGCTGGAGCTGCGCGACGCCGAGCAACTGCACAATGTCATCAGCGTTCTGGACGCCGACAGCGACGTCGCCCAGATAGAGCGTCACCGCGACACCGTCTCTGCCGCTGGCAAGGGCGCAACCTGA
- a CDS encoding DUF3429 domain-containing protein, with amino-acid sequence MTAIPRSALILGLAGLIPFIWGALTVLNPELGAWTIRAIGPRFAGPYVMLFYGAIILSFMSGVLWGFSTRLEGAQATTGYALSVIPALWAFFTTGGGPSSAGISLMAGFTGLLALDWLFWRYGAAPGWWMQLRVLLTAIVLTCLAIGVFA; translated from the coding sequence ATGACGGCCATCCCGCGCTCTGCCCTGATCCTTGGCCTCGCCGGGCTGATCCCCTTTATCTGGGGCGCGCTGACCGTCCTGAACCCGGAGCTTGGGGCCTGGACGATCCGCGCCATAGGGCCGCGTTTCGCCGGGCCATACGTCATGCTTTTCTACGGCGCGATCATCCTGTCCTTCATGTCAGGCGTGCTCTGGGGTTTTTCCACCCGGCTCGAGGGCGCGCAGGCGACCACAGGCTATGCGCTGTCCGTCATCCCGGCGCTTTGGGCGTTCTTCACCACCGGGGGCGGGCCCTCCAGCGCGGGAATCTCTCTGATGGCGGGTTTCACGGGGCTTTTGGCGCTTGACTGGCTCTTCTGGCGCTACGGCGCCGCGCCCGGCTGGTGGATGCAGCTGCGCGTTCTTCTGACCGCCATCGTCCTCACCTGTCTCGCCATCGGCGTCTTCGCATGA
- the acpS gene encoding holo-ACP synthase gives MILGIGTDLANIERIARTLDRFGDRFRNRVFTPIEQQKAEARADTPGTYAKRWAAKEACSKALGTGLRMGIAWKDMAVSNLHTGQPVMEVTGWAAERLAEMTPPGHDALIHVTLTDDHPWAQAFVVIEARPLAP, from the coding sequence ATGATCCTCGGCATCGGCACGGATCTGGCCAATATCGAGCGGATCGCCCGCACGCTCGACCGCTTTGGCGACCGCTTTCGCAATCGCGTGTTTACGCCGATTGAGCAGCAAAAGGCCGAGGCCCGCGCCGATACCCCCGGCACCTACGCCAAACGCTGGGCCGCCAAGGAGGCCTGTTCCAAGGCGCTGGGCACCGGCCTGCGGATGGGCATCGCGTGGAAGGACATGGCCGTCAGCAACCTGCACACAGGCCAGCCGGTGATGGAGGTCACGGGCTGGGCCGCCGAACGTCTGGCCGAGATGACGCCGCCGGGCCATGACGCGCTGATCCACGTCACGCTGACCGATGATCACCCTTGGGCGCAAGCCTTCGTCGTGATCGAGGCGCGGCCCCTCGCGCCCTAG
- a CDS encoding pyridoxine 5'-phosphate synthase yields the protein MPDISRLRLGVNIDHVATLRNARGGAVPDPIRAALMAEAAGADGITAHLREDRRHIVDSDIDALMAQLTVPLNFEMAATEEMQAIALRLKPHAVCLVPEKREERTTEGGLDVARTEDKLTRYIAPLREAGCRVSIFIAADAEQIEAAARTGADIIELHTGAYCDAHADGHMDVRDREFEALREMATYAHSLGLEVHAGHGLTFDTVAPIAALPEVMELNIGHFLIGESVFLGLEGAIAKMRSLMDAAR from the coding sequence ATGCCAGATATATCCAGATTGCGCCTCGGCGTGAACATCGACCATGTCGCCACCTTGCGCAACGCGCGCGGTGGCGCGGTTCCGGACCCGATCCGCGCCGCGCTGATGGCCGAGGCCGCAGGCGCCGATGGGATTACCGCCCATCTGCGCGAGGACCGCCGCCATATCGTCGACAGCGATATCGACGCGTTGATGGCGCAGTTGACCGTGCCGCTGAACTTCGAGATGGCCGCGACCGAGGAAATGCAGGCCATCGCGCTGCGCCTCAAACCCCATGCCGTCTGTCTCGTTCCCGAAAAGCGCGAAGAACGCACGACCGAGGGCGGGCTGGACGTGGCCCGCACCGAGGACAAGCTGACCCGCTACATCGCGCCCCTGCGCGAAGCCGGCTGTCGCGTGTCCATCTTCATCGCCGCCGACGCGGAGCAGATCGAGGCGGCGGCGCGCACCGGCGCCGACATCATTGAGCTTCATACCGGCGCCTATTGCGATGCCCATGCCGATGGCCACATGGATGTCCGAGATCGCGAATTCGAGGCGCTCCGCGAGATGGCGACATACGCCCACTCGCTCGGCCTTGAGGTCCATGCCGGCCACGGGCTGACTTTCGACACGGTCGCGCCCATTGCCGCGCTACCCGAGGTCATGGAGCTGAATATCGGCCATTTCCTGATTGGCGAATCCGTCTTTCTGGGGCTGGAAGGTGCCATCGCCAAGATGCGCAGCCTGATGGATGCCGCCCGATGA
- the folK gene encoding 2-amino-4-hydroxy-6-hydroxymethyldihydropteridine diphosphokinase: protein MADAREFGDFLIALGGNMPSDDVSGARSPADTLRAALAALEAEERVSLTAVSHFYATPCFPAGAGPDYVNAAARLASRVAPAGMLDLLHRIEAEFGRMRTQRWGQRVLDLDLIACGDTVLPDPATYRQWRDLPRDAQMNCAPETLILPHPRLEDRAFVLVPLADVAPDWCHPVTGRSTAQMLSDLPPESRAEVVRLP, encoded by the coding sequence ATGGCTGACGCGAGGGAATTTGGCGATTTTTTGATAGCTTTGGGCGGAAACATGCCATCCGACGACGTTTCTGGCGCCAGATCGCCCGCCGACACGCTGCGCGCGGCACTGGCGGCGCTGGAAGCCGAAGAGCGGGTCAGTCTTACAGCGGTCAGCCACTTTTACGCCACGCCCTGCTTTCCGGCAGGCGCAGGGCCGGATTACGTGAACGCCGCCGCGCGGCTGGCGAGCCGCGTTGCGCCCGCGGGGATGCTGGACCTGCTCCACCGGATCGAGGCCGAATTCGGACGCATGCGGACCCAGCGGTGGGGGCAGCGGGTGCTGGACCTCGACCTGATTGCCTGCGGCGACACTGTGCTGCCCGATCCTGCGACCTATAGGCAATGGCGCGATCTGCCTCGGGACGCGCAAATGAACTGCGCGCCCGAGACGCTGATCCTGCCGCATCCGCGGCTGGAGGACCGCGCCTTCGTTCTTGTGCCGCTCGCGGATGTGGCGCCGGACTGGTGCCACCCCGTGACCGGGCGCAGCACCGCGCAGATGCTGTCCGATTTGCCGCCCGAAAGCCGCGCTGAGGTGGTGCGCCTGCCGTAA
- a CDS encoding NYN domain-containing protein, with the protein MFYKDERLALFIDGSNLYAAGKALGFDIDYKLLRSEFMRRGKLLRAFYYTALLENDDYSPIRPLVDWLNYNGFTMVTKPAKEYTDSQGRRKVKGNMDIELAVDAMELAPRVDHIVLFSGDGDFRPLVESLQRQGVRVSVVSTIRSQPPMISDDLRRQADNFIELEDLKDVIGRPPREGQNDRSSNDTVETTD; encoded by the coding sequence ATGTTCTACAAAGACGAGCGCCTGGCGCTCTTTATCGACGGGTCCAACCTTTACGCTGCGGGTAAGGCACTGGGGTTCGACATTGACTACAAGTTGCTGCGCAGTGAGTTCATGCGCCGCGGCAAGCTTTTGCGCGCGTTCTACTATACTGCGCTGCTGGAAAATGACGACTATTCACCGATCCGCCCATTGGTCGACTGGCTTAACTACAACGGCTTCACAATGGTGACGAAGCCCGCCAAGGAATACACCGATAGCCAGGGTCGCCGAAAGGTGAAGGGCAACATGGATATCGAACTGGCGGTGGATGCGATGGAGTTGGCTCCGCGCGTCGATCACATTGTGCTCTTCTCCGGCGACGGCGATTTTCGCCCGCTGGTCGAGTCGCTACAGCGGCAGGGCGTGCGTGTTTCTGTCGTGTCGACCATTCGCAGCCAGCCGCCGATGATTTCGGACGATCTGCGCAGACAGGCGGACAACTTCATCGAACTGGAAGATCTCAAAGACGTGATCGGGCGCCCCCCGCGCGAAGGCCAGAATGATCGCTCGAGCAACGACACTGTTGAGACGACCGATTGA
- the rnhA gene encoding ribonuclease HI: MPELYAYTDGACSGNPGPGGWGALLRAVEGDRIVKERSLKGGEANTTNNRMELLAAINALETLAKPSKLTIVTDSQYVKNGVTGWIHGWKRNGWKTSAKKPVKNVELWQRLDAAQARHDVTWEWVKGHAGHPENERADELAREGMAPFKTSAK; encoded by the coding sequence ATGCCTGAACTTTACGCCTATACCGACGGTGCCTGTTCAGGCAATCCCGGCCCCGGCGGCTGGGGCGCGCTCTTGCGCGCGGTGGAGGGCGACAGGATCGTGAAAGAGCGAAGCCTGAAGGGTGGCGAAGCGAACACCACCAACAACAGGATGGAACTTCTTGCCGCCATCAACGCGTTGGAAACGCTTGCGAAGCCGTCAAAGCTGACCATCGTTACCGATAGCCAATACGTCAAGAACGGTGTCACCGGCTGGATCCACGGCTGGAAGCGCAACGGCTGGAAAACCTCCGCCAAGAAGCCCGTCAAGAATGTCGAGCTCTGGCAGCGCCTGGACGCCGCTCAGGCGCGCCATGACGTGACGTGGGAATGGGTCAAGGGCCATGCGGGCCACCCCGAAAACGAGCGCGCCGACGAGCTTGCCCGCGAGGGCATGGCCCCGTTCAAGACATCCGCCAAATGA
- the rpoZ gene encoding DNA-directed RNA polymerase subunit omega yields MARVTTEDCVDKVPNRFDLVLLAAHRAREISSGASLTVERDNDKNPVVALREIAEETQSAAELRERMIESNQTEIEVDEPEEDQMALLMGGEADKPAEDDMSEERLLRELMRAQGQE; encoded by the coding sequence ATGGCCCGCGTTACGACCGAAGACTGCGTCGACAAGGTTCCCAACCGTTTCGATCTGGTGCTCCTTGCCGCGCACCGCGCCCGCGAAATCTCGTCCGGCGCATCGCTGACCGTCGAGCGCGACAACGACAAGAACCCCGTTGTTGCCTTGCGCGAAATCGCCGAAGAGACCCAGAGCGCGGCCGAGTTGCGCGAGCGCATGATCGAATCGAACCAGACCGAGATCGAGGTGGACGAGCCCGAGGAGGACCAGATGGCCCTGCTGATGGGCGGCGAGGCCGACAAGCCCGCCGAGGACGACATGTCCGAAGAGCGCCTTCTGCGCGAACTCATGAGGGCGCAAGGTCAGGAGTGA
- a CDS encoding TIGR03364 family FAD-dependent oxidoreductase: MTYDLAVVGGGILGLAHAWQGARAGLRVAVFERNAYADGASVRNFGMLAIAAQQPGPELQSARASLAAWQEVAASAGISLRQAGCLFVARRPEEMDLLVERAAARGPDVQDFTLIGAEDLACHAPGLKEGALGALYSPEAWKADQRGVPAAIAAWLARDHGVTFHFGTEVIHAGDGQVETTDGQHAAGQIVICGGNDFARLCPDAWAQSGVSTCRLQMLRTAPQPEGWRLKPFVMGGLSMARYTAFANCDALPALRAVQSAQMPEAVKHGVHVIIAQEDDGSITLGDSHHYGAGAAPDDPAKVDDLILAETDALMTLPERRIAARWVGNYAHLSGQSLLRISPCAGVTAVTVTNGQGMTHGFAVAAETIANLTA, encoded by the coding sequence ATGACATACGATCTGGCCGTGGTTGGCGGCGGCATTCTGGGCCTTGCACATGCGTGGCAGGGCGCGCGCGCCGGGCTGCGCGTCGCCGTGTTCGAGCGTAATGCGTATGCCGACGGCGCATCCGTGCGCAATTTCGGCATGCTTGCCATCGCGGCGCAGCAGCCGGGGCCGGAGCTGCAAAGCGCGCGGGCAAGTCTGGCTGCGTGGCAGGAGGTGGCGGCGAGCGCCGGCATCTCGCTGCGCCAGGCGGGCTGCCTTTTTGTGGCGCGGCGCCCCGAAGAGATGGACCTCTTGGTCGAGAGGGCTGCGGCACGTGGCCCCGACGTGCAGGACTTCACGCTGATTGGCGCCGAGGATCTGGCGTGCCATGCGCCGGGTCTGAAGGAGGGCGCGCTGGGCGCGCTCTATAGCCCCGAGGCGTGGAAGGCGGACCAGCGCGGCGTGCCTGCCGCGATCGCCGCTTGGCTGGCACGCGACCATGGTGTCACCTTTCATTTCGGAACAGAAGTGATCCATGCGGGCGATGGCCAGGTCGAGACGACCGACGGGCAGCACGCGGCGGGCCAGATCGTGATTTGCGGCGGAAATGACTTTGCCCGGCTTTGTCCCGATGCTTGGGCGCAAAGCGGCGTTTCCACCTGTCGGTTGCAGATGCTGCGCACAGCGCCGCAGCCCGAAGGCTGGCGGCTCAAGCCGTTCGTCATGGGCGGGCTCAGCATGGCGCGCTATACCGCGTTTGCCAATTGCGACGCGCTGCCTGCTCTGCGCGCGGTGCAAAGCGCTCAGATGCCCGAGGCTGTGAAACACGGTGTACATGTGATTATCGCGCAGGAGGATGACGGAAGCATCACATTGGGGGACTCGCATCACTATGGTGCCGGTGCCGCGCCAGACGATCCCGCCAAGGTCGATGACTTGATCCTGGCCGAGACAGATGCGCTGATGACACTCCCGGAAAGGCGCATCGCCGCGCGATGGGTCGGCAACTATGCGCATCTGAGCGGTCAGTCGCTCTTGCGGATATCCCCGTGCGCCGGCGTGACAGCGGTCACCGTCACGAACGGGCAGGGAATGACACATGGTTTCGCCGTTGCGGCCGAGACGATCGCAAACCTGACGGCCTGA
- a CDS encoding class I SAM-dependent DNA methyltransferase, with the protein MSVDSETLAVYGAQAQAYADLTEGLEADKHLAAFIAAMPPGARVLDLGCGPGRAAAQMADRAFVVDAVDAVPEMVDMAAAHPGVTAWQASFDEIGGVHIYDGIWANFSLLHAPRSELPGHLATLKTALKPGGLLHIGMKTGTGEARDTLGRLYTYVTGDELRGLLKSAGLAIGPSWTGRDTGLDGTAADWIVIHAHA; encoded by the coding sequence ATGAGCGTGGATTCCGAAACCCTCGCCGTCTACGGCGCGCAGGCGCAGGCCTATGCCGACCTGACCGAGGGTCTGGAAGCTGACAAGCACTTGGCCGCCTTCATCGCAGCCATGCCGCCGGGCGCGCGCGTGCTCGATCTGGGCTGCGGTCCGGGCCGCGCGGCGGCACAGATGGCGGATCGCGCCTTCGTCGTCGACGCGGTGGATGCGGTGCCCGAGATGGTCGATATGGCCGCGGCGCATCCCGGCGTGACCGCATGGCAAGCCAGCTTCGACGAAATCGGCGGCGTTCATATCTACGACGGCATCTGGGCCAATTTCAGCCTGTTGCATGCGCCGCGGTCCGAACTGCCGGGACATCTCGCTACGCTGAAGACTGCGCTGAAACCGGGCGGCCTGCTGCATATCGGGATGAAGACCGGCACGGGCGAGGCACGCGACACGCTTGGGCGGCTGTATACTTATGTCACCGGTGACGAGCTGCGCGGCTTGCTGAAAAGCGCGGGGCTCGCAATCGGCCCCAGCTGGACGGGCCGCGATACCGGGCTTGACGGCACCGCTGCGGACTGGATCGTGATACACGCCCATGCCTGA
- a CDS encoding ABZJ_00895 family protein produces MNYLRYTAVFLGIAVLSALIVLALNAWADAGLGSAGQLLAPAMIAALLEGRSFVREESRMPNPSEAWNFALLATGLAIVLNVALSYASTWVIPPASVQSVTPFGTRGYWIMLVVHSIIYLLSNRFFLGLGARNEEARRNRPGAS; encoded by the coding sequence ATGAATTACCTGCGCTACACCGCCGTATTCTTGGGCATCGCGGTCCTCTCGGCGTTAATCGTCCTGGCGCTGAATGCCTGGGCGGATGCGGGTCTCGGTTCGGCTGGACAGCTTTTGGCCCCGGCGATGATCGCGGCCCTTCTCGAAGGCCGCTCTTTCGTGCGCGAGGAATCGCGCATGCCCAACCCGTCCGAGGCGTGGAATTTCGCGCTGCTGGCGACGGGGCTGGCCATCGTTCTCAATGTGGCGCTCAGCTATGCCTCGACCTGGGTCATCCCGCCCGCATCGGTGCAAAGCGTGACACCCTTCGGCACGCGCGGCTACTGGATCATGCTTGTCGTGCATTCGATCATCTACCTTCTGTCCAACCGATTTTTCCTGGGCCTCGGCGCGCGCAACGAAGAGGCGCGCCGCAACCGGCCCGGCGCCTCCTGA
- a CDS encoding DUF2062 domain-containing protein, which produces MVFKRRDRRSVWKATARFFWPQGGWTRAAKYVRHRLTRLPDPPHRIARGIFAGVLVTFSPFFGLHFVLAALIAMILRGNIIASLLATFVGNPLTFLAIAASSLQTGHFLLGTGRNVLQESDLSLAEKFSGAAADLKHNFLSIFTHERAHWDQLALFYNDVFQPYMVGGIVVGLIAGLAGYYFSLPIIMVYQKRRQAKLKAKWIALKQKAAVEDAKASHNETGPR; this is translated from the coding sequence TTGGTCTTCAAGCGACGAGACAGAAGATCCGTCTGGAAGGCCACCGCTCGCTTCTTCTGGCCGCAGGGGGGGTGGACGCGCGCGGCAAAATACGTGCGCCATCGTCTCACCCGCTTGCCAGACCCGCCGCACCGTATCGCGCGCGGCATCTTTGCGGGTGTTCTGGTGACCTTTTCGCCCTTCTTCGGACTGCATTTCGTGCTGGCCGCGCTGATCGCCATGATCCTGCGCGGCAATATCATCGCGTCACTGCTGGCCACCTTCGTAGGCAATCCGCTGACGTTTCTGGCCATCGCCGCCAGCTCGCTTCAGACCGGGCATTTCCTACTGGGCACGGGGCGCAATGTGCTGCAGGAGTCAGATCTGAGCCTGGCCGAGAAATTCTCGGGTGCGGCGGCGGATCTCAAGCATAACTTTCTGTCGATCTTCACTCATGAGCGCGCGCATTGGGATCAGCTGGCGCTGTTCTACAATGATGTGTTTCAGCCCTACATGGTCGGCGGGATCGTCGTGGGGCTGATCGCGGGTCTGGCAGGCTATTATTTCTCGCTGCCGATTATCATGGTTTACCAAAAGCGCCGTCAGGCCAAGTTGAAGGCGAAATGGATCGCGCTCAAGCAAAAGGCCGCGGTGGAAGATGCGAAAGCGTCACACAATGAAACCGGCCCGCGTTAG
- a CDS encoding trimeric intracellular cation channel family protein, producing MSPPVLLDYASVLIFALTGAIVASRAQLDIVGFAFIACLTAVGGGTLRDVLLDRYPVFWMHDPTYILIAVSAAVLIFFTAHLVESRYRWLLWLDAFALAVAVPAGVSAAMLMSQPAPIIVLMGMVTGCMGGLMRDVVIGEVPLVLKQGELYVSAAFAGALAAVLLRYVDAEPLFLLGGCASVTWALRAGSLAFGWSLPVYKARPPRQ from the coding sequence ATGAGCCCGCCGGTCCTTCTCGATTACGCGTCGGTGCTGATCTTTGCCCTGACCGGCGCCATCGTCGCCAGCCGTGCGCAGCTTGATATCGTGGGCTTCGCCTTCATCGCCTGCCTCACGGCGGTGGGCGGCGGCACGCTGCGCGATGTGCTGCTGGATCGCTACCCTGTCTTCTGGATGCACGATCCCACCTATATCCTGATCGCCGTCAGCGCGGCGGTCCTTATTTTCTTCACCGCCCATCTGGTCGAAAGCCGCTATCGCTGGCTCCTCTGGCTTGATGCTTTCGCCCTTGCCGTCGCAGTGCCGGCAGGCGTCAGCGCGGCGATGCTGATGTCCCAGCCCGCGCCGATCATCGTGCTGATGGGTATGGTCACAGGCTGCATGGGCGGGCTGATGCGCGACGTGGTCATCGGCGAGGTGCCACTCGTGCTGAAACAGGGCGAGCTTTATGTCAGCGCCGCCTTTGCCGGCGCACTTGCTGCCGTCCTGCTGCGATATGTGGATGCGGAGCCGCTGTTCCTTCTCGGCGGCTGCGCCTCGGTCACATGGGCGCTGCGGGCAGGCTCGCTCGCCTTCGGCTGGTCCCTGCCCGTCTACAAGGCGCGCCCACCCCGGCAGTGA
- the ispH gene encoding 4-hydroxy-3-methylbut-2-enyl diphosphate reductase — MTNPPLTLYLAAPRGFCAGVDRAIKIVEMALTKWGAPVYVRHEIVHNKYVVDDLRAKGAVFVEELDECPDDRPVIFSAHGVPKSVPAEADKRQMIYVDATCPLVSKVHIEAERHHEAGLQIIMIGHEGHPETIGTMGQLPDGAVLLVETEDDVAKLDVRDESALAYVTQTTLSVDDTIGIVAALNARFPAIKGPHKEDICYATTNRQAAVKAMAAECEAMLVVGAPNSSNSRRLVEVGARAGCGYAQLVQRATDIDWRSLEGIRSIGVTAGASAPEVLVNEVIEALQARYDVTIKQVETAIENVEFKVPRVLRMPA; from the coding sequence ATGACCAATCCCCCCCTCACCCTCTATCTCGCGGCACCGCGCGGCTTTTGCGCGGGCGTCGACCGCGCGATCAAGATTGTCGAGATGGCGCTGACGAAATGGGGCGCGCCGGTCTATGTGCGGCACGAGATCGTGCACAACAAGTATGTCGTTGATGATCTGCGCGCCAAAGGCGCCGTCTTTGTCGAAGAGCTGGACGAATGCCCCGATGACCGCCCGGTGATCTTCTCCGCCCATGGCGTGCCGAAATCCGTGCCCGCCGAGGCCGACAAACGCCAGATGATCTATGTCGATGCCACCTGCCCGCTGGTGTCAAAAGTCCACATCGAGGCCGAGCGCCACCATGAGGCGGGCCTGCAGATCATCATGATCGGCCACGAGGGCCACCCCGAGACCATCGGCACGATGGGCCAGCTGCCCGATGGCGCGGTCCTGCTGGTCGAAACCGAGGACGATGTGGCCAAGCTCGACGTGCGCGACGAGAGCGCGCTGGCCTATGTCACGCAGACCACGCTCAGCGTGGATGACACGATCGGCATCGTCGCCGCCCTCAATGCGCGTTTCCCCGCCATCAAGGGTCCGCACAAGGAAGACATCTGCTACGCCACCACCAACCGCCAGGCGGCGGTCAAGGCGATGGCCGCAGAGTGCGAGGCGATGCTGGTCGTCGGTGCGCCCAATTCCTCCAATTCCCGCCGTCTTGTCGAGGTCGGCGCGCGCGCCGGATGCGGCTATGCCCAGCTGGTGCAGCGCGCCACCGATATCGACTGGCGCAGCCTCGAAGGGATCCGCAGCATAGGCGTCACCGCCGGCGCCTCGGCGCCCGAAGTGCTGGTCAACGAGGTGATCGAGGCGCTGCAGGCGCGCTACGATGTCACCATCAAGCAGGTCGAGACGGCTATCGAGAACGTCGAATTCAAAGTGCCCCGCGTGCTGAGGATGCCTGCATGA